DNA sequence from the bacterium genome:
CGTCGGGCTCCATGCCGATCCCGTCGTCGCGGACGGAGATCTCGAGACGCCGCGTGTCCGGGGCGGCACCGCCCGACGCGGTGCCCGACGCGGTGTCCGACGCCGTGTCCGCCGCCCTGGCCGCGAGCTCCACCGACCCGCCTGGCGCGAACTTCACGGCGTTGCCCCCCAGGTGCAGCAGGGCCTTCTGGAGCAGGGCCGCGTCGCCCAGGAGGCAGAGATCGTCCGCGTGGTCCACCGCGACGTGCAAGGTCACGCCCGCCGCGGCCGCCGCCGGACCGAGCTGCCGCGCGACCTCCTGCAGCACCACCCGCGGCAGGAACGGCCGCTGCACCGGCGCGACCCGCCCGGCCTCCATTTCGGAATAGTCGAGGATGTTCGTGATCAGCCGCAGCAGGTTGTCCGCCGAGGTGCCCACCATGCCCACGCAGCGATCCTGCCGCGGGTCCAGGGTGGTCCGTTCGAGCAGGCTGGCCGCGGCGATGATGCCGTTCAGGGGCGTGCGGAGTTCGTGGCTCATGGTCGCCAGGAAGCGGCTCTTGGCCCGATTCGCCTCCTCGGCTTCCCCCCGGGCCGCCTCGAGGTCGGTCTCGCGCGCGGCGATGCGCTCGCGCATGGCGGCGAACGAGGCCACCAGACCGCCGATCTCGTCGGGACCCGCCGCCGGCAACGCGCCGTCCCGCCGTCCGGCCGCCAGCTCCCGCGCCGCCGCCTGCAGTTCCCGCGCCGGCCGGATCACCGCCAGATCGACGAAGGCGGCCACCACCAGGAAGGCGAGCAGCGAACTGACCATCACCATGAGCACCACGTAGCGGTCCTGGCGCACCTGCGGCGCCGTGGCCCCGGCCAGATCCAGCCGCAGGGCCAGGGTTCCGAGCAGGGCCCCGTCGTTCGCGATGGGGCAGTCCACCGCCACCACGCCCGGGTCCGCCGTCGGCGCGGGCGCCCGCAGGGGGTACAGGCGCCGCCCCTGCGGATCGACCAGCTCGAGCCCGCGCCACAGGGGGTGCCGCGCCTCGAGCACCCGGAAGGTCTCGTGGATCGCCGCGTACTGGCGCTGCAGGATGTAGGTGCTGATGCTCTCGCCGAGGGTCTGCAGGTGCGAACGCGTCTGGGCCAGGGTCGTCTGCTCGGCGGCGGCGCGGGCGGCGGGTTGCCAGACCGCCTCCACGTAGACGAGCTGCACCACGAAGAGGGCCGCCAGCAGGCCCAGCACGCGCGGCCGCAACGACCGCATCCGCGAGCAGCGATGCGGGGAGCCGGCGGCCAGGTCGTTCGGCGTCGCGGACACGGGCCACCGTCCTATTCGACGTAGAATTCTTCGAGATGGAGTTCGCGCAGGGGCGCGTAGTCCTCGCCGCTCGCCGCCACAGCCTCGCCGATGGGCACGTCCTTCAGCAGCGCCCGCCCGGTTTCGGTCTCGTTCAGGGCGAGGAACGCCGCCCGCACGGCGGCCCGGACCTCGGCCGGCACCCGCGGGTGCGCCACGACCGGATGCGGCGGACAGCGCCGCGTCTCGTACAGGACCCGCAGGGCGTCGCGCACGTCGGGCTCCTGGCGTTTCAGGGTGCCCATGACCCCGCCGGCGGCGGCCGACACGCCCAGGACCACATTCATGTAGGACGAGGTGTGCGTCTGGGCGTAGGTCGCCCTGAAGTCGAGTCCGAACCGGCGCGTCAGCTCCGCCCGCATGAGCAGCGACGCCCCCAGCGCGTTGGGCGCCGGAAAGGCGATCTCCTGGCCGGCCAGGTCCGCCACCTCCCGGTAGGGGCTGTCCTCCCGCACGACGAGGACCCCGAAGAGTTCGCGTGAGCCGTCGCGCACGAGGGGCTCGTAGCCCTGGCTCTCCATGGCCACCAGCGCGTGGTAGGGGTTCATGTAGGCGAAATCGAACTCGCCGGCCTGGAAGCTCTTCTCGAAGACCGGAATGCGCGCCGACCCGGCCATCTCCAGGGTCACGCCGGACCGCGCCGACACCTCGGCCAGGATCGGTCCCCAGATCTCGGCCAGCCGCCGCGCCTCGAACTGGGGTACCACCCCGAACGAGTACGTCTCGCCGGCGCTGGCGCGGGGTCCCGGCAGGAGGATCATCAGGAGCAGGACCGCCGGCCAGGGCAGGCCACGTCGGCGGGAGGGGCAGTGCGGCAGCATGGGAACGTCTCCGATCGGTGCGGTGGTCCGGGGCGGGCCGCTGCCCGCCCCCCCCCGCAGATCGGCGTTCATGCAGGAATCTTTAGCCGCTACTCCTCCGAAATGCCGGCCCAGGTGCGCAGGAGGCGGTGGTCGTCCGTGGTCAGGCGCCCTTCCGGATGGACGAGGACGTAGAACGGCGGCGGCATTTCCGATTGCTTCACCGCCTGCCAGATCTTGCGCTGGGCCTCTTCCTGCTCGCGCAGGCCGAGCTGGTTCCAGGTCGAGAAGTTGAGCTCGGCCCGGGCCTCTTTGATGTCGTGGGCCACCAGCCAGGACACCGGCGCCACCTTCCCGTACCAGGGAATCCGCGATTCGTGGGAATGGCAGTCGAAGCAGGCCCGGCGCAGCACGTCCTCCACGGGCCGCGGCGCCGCCAGCGGTCCGCCGGCCGGCGGATTCACCAGATCGACGGGCACGAACTGGGCCGCCCCCAGCAGGACGATGGTGATGACGAAGAGCTGCCTGAGGGTGATCGTGACGCGCATGGTCGCCTCCCTGCTCGAGCGGCGCGGCGTCTTCCCGTCCCGGACGGGCCCGCGCCGCGCACCTGCCGTGCGGCCCGCGCCGCACTTCATGCTTTCGGCGAGGTTTCGGCCGCAACACGTTGTCCCTGTAGAAAAAACAGCCCCGACATGCATCGGGGCTGTCTTCAGGTTCCGCGTGCGGGCCGCCTGCTCCGCATCGCTCCGCGGCGATCCGCCGGCCAGGGCCTAGAAGCGGATCTGCCGGAAGATGATCAGCGCCATCCGGTGGAAGGCGTCCGGCACGACCCCCAGGACGATGATGATCAGGGCCAGCACGCTGGACATCATCACCGACACCATCTCCCGGCCGGCGTAGCTGTCCTCGGCCGGCTCCTTCATGTACATGACCACCAGCAGGCGCAGGTAGTAGTAGACCGAGATCAGCGAGTTGATGACGCCGATGATGGCCAGCGGGATCAGCCCCGCCTCCACCACCGCCGAGAAGAGATAGAACTTGGCCATGAACCCGACCATGGGCGGAATGCCCGCCAGCGAGAGCAGGGCCACCGCCAGGGTGGCGGCCGCCACGGGCTGGGTGCGGCTCAGGCCCGCGAAACGGCTGATGTCCGTCGCCTCGTCGCCCTGCCCCCGGCCCAGGATGTTGATGATGCCGAAGGCGGCCAGGTTCATCAGGCTGTACCCGATCAGGTAGAAGAGCATGGCCGAGCCGGCCGACTCGCCGATGGCCTGGCTCGACATCATGGCCTGCGAGCCGCCCTGGGTGGGCGAGAGCAGGGCCAGGATGCCCAGCATGAGGTAGCCGGCGTGGGCCACGCTCGACCAGGCCAGCATGCGCTTGATGTTGCTCTGGGCCAGGGCCACCAGGTTGCCCATGCTCATGGTGAGCACGGCCAGGGCGGCCAGGACCGGGTACCAGGCGAAGCCCAGCTGCGGCTGCATGAGGATGGCGAAGCGGATCAGGATGGCGAAGCCGGCCGCCTTGATGCCCGTGGCCATGAAGCCGGTGACGTAGCTGGGCGCGCCGTCGTACACGTCCGGCGTCCACATGTGGAACGGCACCAGGGCCACCTTGAAGCCGAAGCCCACCAGCATCAGGCCGGTGCCCAGGCCCACCAGCAGGTGGTCGGGCTGGCCGGCGGTCATGGCCCGCGCGATGTCGGCGAAGCCGGTGCCGCCGGCGAAGCCGTAGATCAGGGCCATGCCCATGAGCAGGAAGGCCGACGAGAAGCCGCCCAGGATGAGGTACTTGAAGCCGGCTTCGGAGCTGCGCACGTCGCCGCGCACGCCGCCGACCATGATGTACGTGGCCAGGCTCATGGTCTCCAGGCCGAGGAAGACGGCCATCAGGTCGTTGGCCGCGGCCAGCACCATCATGCCCAGGATCGTGAACAGCAGCAGCGGGTAGAATTCGGGCCGGTAGCGGCCGTCGCGGTCGAAGATGCCGGTGGCGAAGATCGTGGTCACGACGCCGATCGCCGCGAAGACGAAGTTGAAGAAGCGCGTGAAGTCGCTGGCCAGCAGCATGCCGCTCAGCAGGGGTCCGTCGCTCTTCTCGCCGATGAACTGCAGCAGCACCGCCACCGAGAGCACCAGGATGGTCAGGTAGCTGAGGTGGTCCTTCTTCAGGGTCCGCACGAAGGCGTCGAAGAGCATCACCAGCAGGCCGCCGCAGGCCACCACCAGATAGGGCAGCAGCGCCCCCGTCTCGGCCGCGAGATTCGTCACCTGGAATTCGTTCATCACTGACCTTCCGTGTCCCGGATCACGAAGCCCGGGTTCGAAGCCGACGTTTCACCGGTGTGCAGGGCGTGCTGGCCCGGCTGCGCGAAGGGCGCCATGACCTTGTCGATGCTGGGACCGAGGCGATCCAGCACCAGGCCCGGCTGCACCCCCAGCCAGAACATGAACACCACGAGAGGCACCAGCACGACCATCTCGCGCAGGCTCAGGTCGGGCAGGCCCTCGTTCTTCTCGTTGCTGCGCTTGCCGAGGAAGACCCGCTGGTACATCCACAGCATGTAGATGGCGCCGAGCACCACGCCCGTGGCCGCGAGCACGGCGAGCAGGCGTCCGTGCAGGGCCTGGGAGCTGAAGGTGCCGAAGAGGATCATGAACTCGCCCACGAAGCCGGCCAGGCCGGGCAGGCCGATGCTGGCCAGGGTCGCGATCATGAAGAAGACGGCGTACAGCGGCATGCCGTGGGCCAGGCCGCCGAACTCGGCGATCTCGCGGGTGTGGCGCCGCTCGTAGATGACGCCCACCAGGAGGAAGAGCGCGCCGGTGCTCAAGCCGTGGGCCAGCATCTGGAAGATGCCGCCGGCGACGCCGGTCTGCGAGAGCGAGAACAGGCCCAGCACCACGAAGCCGAGGTGGCTGACCGACGAGTAGGCCACGAGCTTCTTGACGTCCGGTTGCACCAGGGCCACCAGGGCGCCGTAGATGATGCCGATCACCGCCAGGGTGTTGATCAGCGGCGCGAAGTGGGCCACGCCTTCCGGGAACAGGGGCATGGCGAAGCGCAGCATGCCGTAGGTGCCCATCTTCAGCAGCACGCCGGCCAGGATGACCGAGCCCGCGGTGGGCGCCTCGACGTGGGCGTCCGGCAGCCAGGTGTGCAGCGGAAAGAGCGGCACCTTGATGGCGAAGGCCAGGAAGAACGCGGCGAAGAGCCACAGCTGGGCGCCGCGCGCGATCTCCAGGTTCAAGAAGTCGGTCAGGTTCATGCTGCCGGCCTGGAAGTACAGCCAGATGATGCCCACCAGCATGAAGACCGAGCCCACCATGGTGAAGATGAAGAACTTCACCGCCGCGTAGATGCGCCGCTGCCCGCCCCAGATGCCGATGATGAAGTACATCGGGATCAGCATGGCTTCCCAGAAGACGTAGAACAGCAGCATGTCCCGGGCGAAGAAGGTGCCCAGCATGGCCGCCTGCAGGAAGAGCACGAAGCCCAGGAAGTTGCTCACGCGGTCGGTCACGGCCTTCCAGGTGGACAGGATCACCAGGGGCCCGAGGAAGGTGGTCAGCATCACCAGCACGAGGCTGATGCCGTCCATCCCCAGGTGGTAGGAGATCCTGCCGTTGAAGAGCCAGGCCACCCGTTCGACGAACTGGTCGTCCCCGCGGCCCGCATCGAAGTGGAACCACAGGTGCAGCGACAGCACGAAGTCGGCGATCGCCACCGCGAGGGCGAAGAGTCGGGCCTGCGCCTCCCACCTGACCACGGTCCACAGCAGCAGCGCGCCGACCAGGGGCAGGAACGTGACCCAACTCAGGATGTGATCCGTAATGAACGACAAACCAGCGTCCTCCTAGCCCGAGAAACTGAGGTACAGGACGAAGACCGTGACCCCGATGGTGAACGACCACGCGTAGAAGCGGATCATCCCGTTCTGGAACAGCCGCAGCACCGAACCCAGCACGGCCACGGCCAGGGCCGAGCCGTTGACCAGCAGGCCGTCGATGAGCCCGGCGTCGACGCTCTTCCACAGCACCGTCCTGCTCAGCCAGTAGCCCGGCCGGATGAAGGCGCCCTCGTAGGCCTCGTCGACGTAGTACTTGTTGAGCAGCACCTTGTGGGGCCAGCCGCCCCCCATCTTCTGGAACGTCTCGGCCACGCCCACGCGCCTGGCGTAGACCAGGTAGCCGAGCAGCAGGCCCAGGATCCCCCAGGCCAGCGAGGCCCCGGCCAGGATCCACTCCATGGTGGTGTCGTGGGCGCCGTGGGCCGCCTCGCCGCCATGGGCGGGCGCCGCATGGCCGTCGTCGTGCCCGGCCGCGGTGGCCGCCATGGCGCCAGCGTCGTGACCGGTCGGCGCGTGGGCATCCGCGGCGTGGTCGCCGGCCGCCTGCTCGTCCGCGGCATGGGTCTCGGCGGCAGGATTCTCCGCGGAATGGGTCTCCGCGGCCGGGGTCTCCGCCCCGTGCGCGTCCACCAGGTGCGCGCCGGCCCCGTGGGCGTCGGGCGCCACCTCGTGGCGGGCGAAGACCGGCTCGAGCCACTGCTCGAAGTGGGCGCCGCCGCCCATGAAGTGCGGGATGCCGACCCAGCCGCCGACCACCGACAGCACCGCCAGGATCACCAGCGGCATCGTCATCGTCGCGGGCGACTCGTGGATGTGGTGCTTCACCTCGGCGCTGGCCCGGTTCTCGCCGAAGAAGGTCAGCACGACCAGCCGCATCATGTAGAAGGCCGTCAGGCCCGCGCCCAGGAAGCCCAGGGCCCACAGCAACGTGTTGCCGCTGCTCCAGGTCTTCCACAGGATCTCGTCCTTGGAGAAGAAGCCGGCCAGCGGGAAGATCCCGGCCAGGGCCAGGGTGCCGACCATGAAGGTCGCGAAGGTGACGGGCAGCTTCTTCCGCAGCCCGCCCATGACCCGCATGTCCTGCTCGTCGCTCATAGCGTGGATCACCGAGCCGGAACCGAGGAAGAGCAGGGCCTTGAAGAAGGCGTGGGTCATGACGTGGAAGATGCCCATGGCGAAGGCGCCGACACCGCAGGCGAGCATCATGTAGCCCAGCTGCGAGACGGTCGAGTAGGCCAGCACCTTCTTGATGTCGTTCTGGGTCAGGGCGATGGTCGCGGCGAAGATCGCCGTCACCGCGCCCACCACCGCGACGACGTTCATGGCCGTCGGCGCCAGCACGAAGAGGAAGTTCATGCGCGCGATCATGTAGACGCCCGCCGTGACCATGGTCGCCGCGTGGATCAGGGCCGACACGGGGGTCGGGCCCGCCATGGCGTCGGGCAGCCAGATGTAGAGCGGGATCTGGGCCGACTTGCCCGTGGCGCCCACGAAGAGCAGCAGGCAGATCAGGGTCGCGGCCGGAGCCAGCGTGCCGGCGTGGGCCTGCAGCACCCGGAAGCTCAGCAGCCCCTCGCCCACGCCCAGGTGCGGCAGCAGGGTGGCGCCGATGACGAACATGCCCAGCAGGAAGCCGAAGTCGCCGATGCGGTTCACCACGAAGGCCTTCTTGCCGGCCGCCGCGTTGGCCTCCTCGCCGAACCAGAAGCTGATCAGCAGGTACGAGCACAGCCCGACGCCCTCCCAGCCCACGAAGAGCATCAGGAGGTTCTCCCCCAGCACCAGCGTCATCATGGCGAAGATGAACAGGTTCAGGTAGGTGAAGAAGCGGGGAAAGCCCTTGTCGTGGGACATGTAGCCCAGCGAGTAGATGTGGATCAGGAAGCCGACGCCCGTGACCACCAGCGCCATGACGCCGCTGAGCGGGTCCATGGCGAAGCCGAGGTCGACCTGCAGGTTGCCGAAGCCGATCCAGGTCGTCACGATGTCGTTGACGAAGCGGGCCTCGGCGGGCATCCCCGCCAGCCGCAGGAAGACCGTCAGCGACAGGGCGAAACTGATCCCGACCGCGGCGCAGGCCAGCAGTCCGGCCACCTGGCGGGGCAGCCGGCGGTTCAGCAGACCGTTCACCGCCGCCCCCAGCAGGGGCACCAGCACGATCCATCTGAGCAACATTTCCGTCGTGTGGCTCTCCACGGCTACTCCATCAGGGTTTTGAGGTCATCGACGTTGACGGTGCGGCGGCGGCGGAAGATCTCCACCAGCAGGGCGAGCCCGATGGCCGCCTCGGCGGCCGCGACCGCGAAGTTCATGAGCACGAAGACGTGGCCGCCGGCGTCGCCGTTCTGGCGGGCGAAAGCGGCGAAGACGATGTTCACGCTGCTGAGCATGAGCTCGACGCACATGAGCATCACCAGGGTGTTCCGGCGCACGACGAAGCCCACCATGCCCGTCAGGAAGATCACCGCCGCCAGCAGCAGGTAGTGGGTCAGCGTTATTTCCACGGCAGCTTCCTTTCTTCCTTGCCCAGGGCCAGGGCGCCGATCAGGGCCACCAGCAGCACGATCGAGATCAGTTCGAAAGCCAACAGGTACCGGCCGAGCAGGAGGCTCGCCACGTGGGACGGACCGCCGAACCCCGCCGCCGGCGCCGGGCCGAAGGCCGTGCTCCCGTTGCCCTGCAGGTAGCCGCCGATCATCACGACCACGGCCAGGGGCGGGATCGCCACGGCCGGCCACAGCGGCAGCTTCAACAGCTTGCGCTCGCCTTCGAGCTCGGGGCCCTGCAGCATCATGATCACGAAGAGGAAGAGCACCATGATCGCGCCCGCGTAGACCAGCACCTGCAGCACGGCGAGGAAGGGCGCGTGCAGCAGCGCGAAGATGCCCGAGGCCGCGATGAACGAGAAGATCAGCCACACCGCCGACACCACGGCGCTGCGCTGGAAGACGGTCATCAGCCCGCCCAGCACCATCATCGCGCCGCAGAACCAGAACAGGAAAGCTTCCATGTCACATCCCTTTCGCGGCTACTTCAGCGTGCCGTCGGTCGTGTTGTTCAGGAGGAAGTCCTTGTCGACGACGAACTTCTCCCGCTTGTCGGCGGCGATCTCGTAGATGCCCGTGTCCAGCCGGATC
Encoded proteins:
- a CDS encoding phosphate/phosphite/phosphonate ABC transporter substrate-binding protein, which codes for MLPHCPSRRRGLPWPAVLLLMILLPGPRASAGETYSFGVVPQFEARRLAEIWGPILAEVSARSGVTLEMAGSARIPVFEKSFQAGEFDFAYMNPYHALVAMESQGYEPLVRDGSRELFGVLVVREDSPYREVADLAGQEIAFPAPNALGASLLMRAELTRRFGLDFRATYAQTHTSSYMNVVLGVSAAAGGVMGTLKRQEPDVRDALRVLYETRRCPPHPVVAHPRVPAEVRAAVRAAFLALNETETGRALLKDVPIGEAVAASGEDYAPLRELHLEEFYVE
- a CDS encoding heme-binding domain-containing protein; translation: MRVTITLRQLFVITIVLLGAAQFVPVDLVNPPAGGPLAAPRPVEDVLRRACFDCHSHESRIPWYGKVAPVSWLVAHDIKEARAELNFSTWNQLGLREQEEAQRKIWQAVKQSEMPPPFYVLVHPEGRLTTDDHRLLRTWAGISEE
- the nuoL gene encoding NADH-quinone oxidoreductase subunit L produces the protein MLLRWIVLVPLLGAAVNGLLNRRLPRQVAGLLACAAVGISFALSLTVFLRLAGMPAEARFVNDIVTTWIGFGNLQVDLGFAMDPLSGVMALVVTGVGFLIHIYSLGYMSHDKGFPRFFTYLNLFIFAMMTLVLGENLLMLFVGWEGVGLCSYLLISFWFGEEANAAAGKKAFVVNRIGDFGFLLGMFVIGATLLPHLGVGEGLLSFRVLQAHAGTLAPAATLICLLLFVGATGKSAQIPLYIWLPDAMAGPTPVSALIHAATMVTAGVYMIARMNFLFVLAPTAMNVVAVVGAVTAIFAATIALTQNDIKKVLAYSTVSQLGYMMLACGVGAFAMGIFHVMTHAFFKALLFLGSGSVIHAMSDEQDMRVMGGLRKKLPVTFATFMVGTLALAGIFPLAGFFSKDEILWKTWSSGNTLLWALGFLGAGLTAFYMMRLVVLTFFGENRASAEVKHHIHESPATMTMPLVILAVLSVVGGWVGIPHFMGGGAHFEQWLEPVFARHEVAPDAHGAGAHLVDAHGAETPAAETHSAENPAAETHAADEQAAGDHAADAHAPTGHDAGAMAATAAGHDDGHAAPAHGGEAAHGAHDTTMEWILAGASLAWGILGLLLGYLVYARRVGVAETFQKMGGGWPHKVLLNKYYVDEAYEGAFIRPGYWLSRTVLWKSVDAGLIDGLLVNGSALAVAVLGSVLRLFQNGMIRFYAWSFTIGVTVFVLYLSFSG
- a CDS encoding HAMP domain-containing histidine kinase, which translates into the protein MSATPNDLAAGSPHRCSRMRSLRPRVLGLLAALFVVQLVYVEAVWQPAARAAAEQTTLAQTRSHLQTLGESISTYILQRQYAAIHETFRVLEARHPLWRGLELVDPQGRRLYPLRAPAPTADPGVVAVDCPIANDGALLGTLALRLDLAGATAPQVRQDRYVVLMVMVSSLLAFLVVAAFVDLAVIRPARELQAAARELAAGRRDGALPAAGPDEIGGLVASFAAMRERIAARETDLEAARGEAEEANRAKSRFLATMSHELRTPLNGIIAAASLLERTTLDPRQDRCVGMVGTSADNLLRLITNILDYSEMEAGRVAPVQRPFLPRVVLQEVARQLGPAAAAAGVTLHVAVDHADDLCLLGDAALLQKALLHLGGNAVKFAPGGSVELAARAADTASDTASGTASGGAAPDTRRLEISVRDDGIGMEPDVVDRLFTRFMQAEEGFSRSYGGAGLGLAIAGAIVDLMQGRIRVASAPGQGSTFTLALDLVPAPVPATRAAR
- a CDS encoding NADH-quinone oxidoreductase subunit N, yielding MNEFQVTNLAAETGALLPYLVVACGGLLVMLFDAFVRTLKKDHLSYLTILVLSVAVLLQFIGEKSDGPLLSGMLLASDFTRFFNFVFAAIGVVTTIFATGIFDRDGRYRPEFYPLLLFTILGMMVLAAANDLMAVFLGLETMSLATYIMVGGVRGDVRSSEAGFKYLILGGFSSAFLLMGMALIYGFAGGTGFADIARAMTAGQPDHLLVGLGTGLMLVGFGFKVALVPFHMWTPDVYDGAPSYVTGFMATGIKAAGFAILIRFAILMQPQLGFAWYPVLAALAVLTMSMGNLVALAQSNIKRMLAWSSVAHAGYLMLGILALLSPTQGGSQAMMSSQAIGESAGSAMLFYLIGYSLMNLAAFGIINILGRGQGDEATDISRFAGLSRTQPVAAATLAVALLSLAGIPPMVGFMAKFYLFSAVVEAGLIPLAIIGVINSLISVYYYLRLLVVMYMKEPAEDSYAGREMVSVMMSSVLALIIIVLGVVPDAFHRMALIIFRQIRF
- the nuoK gene encoding NADH-quinone oxidoreductase subunit NuoK gives rise to the protein MEITLTHYLLLAAVIFLTGMVGFVVRRNTLVMLMCVELMLSSVNIVFAAFARQNGDAGGHVFVLMNFAVAAAEAAIGLALLVEIFRRRRTVNVDDLKTLME
- a CDS encoding NADH-quinone oxidoreductase subunit M, with amino-acid sequence MTDHILSWVTFLPLVGALLLWTVVRWEAQARLFALAVAIADFVLSLHLWFHFDAGRGDDQFVERVAWLFNGRISYHLGMDGISLVLVMLTTFLGPLVILSTWKAVTDRVSNFLGFVLFLQAAMLGTFFARDMLLFYVFWEAMLIPMYFIIGIWGGQRRIYAAVKFFIFTMVGSVFMLVGIIWLYFQAGSMNLTDFLNLEIARGAQLWLFAAFFLAFAIKVPLFPLHTWLPDAHVEAPTAGSVILAGVLLKMGTYGMLRFAMPLFPEGVAHFAPLINTLAVIGIIYGALVALVQPDVKKLVAYSSVSHLGFVVLGLFSLSQTGVAGGIFQMLAHGLSTGALFLLVGVIYERRHTREIAEFGGLAHGMPLYAVFFMIATLASIGLPGLAGFVGEFMILFGTFSSQALHGRLLAVLAATGVVLGAIYMLWMYQRVFLGKRSNEKNEGLPDLSLREMVVLVPLVVFMFWLGVQPGLVLDRLGPSIDKVMAPFAQPGQHALHTGETSASNPGFVIRDTEGQ
- a CDS encoding NADH-quinone oxidoreductase subunit J; its protein translation is MEAFLFWFCGAMMVLGGLMTVFQRSAVVSAVWLIFSFIAASGIFALLHAPFLAVLQVLVYAGAIMVLFLFVIMMLQGPELEGERKLLKLPLWPAVAIPPLAVVVMIGGYLQGNGSTAFGPAPAAGFGGPSHVASLLLGRYLLAFELISIVLLVALIGALALGKEERKLPWK